In one Sebaldella sp. S0638 genomic region, the following are encoded:
- a CDS encoding ribonuclease domain-containing protein — MKKLILAISALLLLFIGCFYFWDLRNDVSEIKAAVTEQSENAGTEKNNIKETQKNETTAAVENTKKENETVKDTKRNNKQENNSGSAIDTLTEEKKVTDYLKENGKLPDYYITKKEAQRDGWVAKEGNLCEVLPGRAIGGDIFTNREKTLPVKKGRVWYEADINYECGRRNARRVVFSNDGLIFVTHDHYKNFEEVK; from the coding sequence ATGAAAAAGTTGATTTTAGCCATAAGTGCGCTGCTTCTTTTATTTATAGGCTGTTTTTATTTTTGGGATCTGAGAAATGATGTATCGGAAATAAAGGCAGCAGTCACAGAGCAGAGTGAAAATGCCGGCACTGAAAAAAATAATATTAAAGAAACTCAAAAGAATGAAACTACAGCAGCAGTGGAAAATACAAAAAAGGAGAATGAAACAGTTAAAGATACAAAAAGAAACAATAAACAGGAAAATAACAGCGGAAGTGCTATAGATACACTAACAGAAGAAAAAAAAGTAACAGACTATCTGAAAGAAAACGGAAAGCTTCCTGATTATTACATAACAAAAAAGGAAGCACAGAGAGACGGCTGGGTTGCCAAAGAGGGGAACTTATGTGAAGTTCTTCCGGGAAGGGCAATAGGCGGAGATATATTTACGAACAGGGAAAAAACTCTTCCAGTAAAAAAAGGCAGAGTCTGGTATGAGGCAGATATAAACTATGAATGCGGGAGAAGAAATGCCCGGAGAGTTGTTTTTTCAAATGACGGTTTGATATTTGTAACCCATGATCATTACAAAAATTTTGAAGAGGTAAAATAG